One part of the Aquicella lusitana genome encodes these proteins:
- a CDS encoding erythromycin esterase family protein, with the protein MSKEAYHHLVNLLTNTVKPLSMKDRYASLLEKIGDSRFVLIGEASHGTHEFYQARIDITKELIKEKDFMAVAIEGDWPDAYRIHRYLQGAGSKENCDEALSGFKRFPRWMWRNKTIPPFLKWLRTHNDHLASIDHKVGFYGLDLYSLYTSIQAVITYLAKVDPEAAERARLRYACFDHVKPDPQTYGYLTSSGIKKGCQKEAIEQIIELQHHAFDYVKQDELSAADEFFYASQNARLIKNAETYYRTMFEGHVASWNVRDQHMAETLTVLADHLENRFNKPAKIIVWAHNSHIGDARATEMGEQGEMNLGQFVREQHLEVYSIGFSTYEGFVTAASDWDGKEESKRINPGLEGSYETLFHDVGQDAFQLDLRGNQELEHYLHLPRLQRAIGVIYRPESERTSHYFFTRLPYQFDTLIHFDKTTAVEPIDATEQA; encoded by the coding sequence ATGAGCAAAGAAGCTTATCATCATCTGGTCAATCTCCTGACAAACACTGTTAAACCACTTTCGATGAAAGATCGCTACGCATCCTTGCTCGAAAAAATTGGCGACTCACGCTTTGTCTTGATTGGTGAAGCTTCTCACGGGACACATGAGTTTTATCAAGCCCGCATCGACATCACAAAAGAACTTATCAAGGAAAAAGATTTTATGGCTGTCGCTATCGAAGGCGACTGGCCAGATGCCTATCGCATCCATCGCTATTTGCAGGGAGCCGGCAGTAAAGAGAATTGTGACGAAGCCCTAAGCGGCTTCAAGCGGTTTCCACGATGGATGTGGCGCAACAAAACAATCCCGCCTTTCCTCAAATGGCTACGCACACATAACGATCATTTGGCTTCAATAGATCACAAAGTCGGCTTTTATGGTCTCGACCTATACAGCTTATACACTTCCATACAGGCTGTCATTACCTACCTGGCAAAAGTGGATCCGGAAGCAGCCGAGCGCGCACGATTACGTTACGCTTGCTTTGATCATGTCAAACCTGATCCACAAACCTATGGCTATCTCACCAGCTCAGGCATAAAAAAAGGATGCCAAAAGGAAGCCATTGAACAAATCATCGAATTGCAGCACCATGCATTTGATTATGTAAAACAGGATGAGCTGTCCGCCGCAGATGAATTTTTCTATGCGTCACAAAATGCGCGGTTGATTAAAAATGCTGAGACTTATTATCGTACCATGTTCGAAGGCCACGTCGCTTCCTGGAACGTGCGTGACCAGCATATGGCAGAAACACTCACCGTGCTTGCGGACCATCTCGAAAATCGCTTTAACAAGCCTGCCAAAATTATTGTATGGGCACACAATTCTCATATAGGTGATGCCCGCGCTACCGAAATGGGTGAACAAGGCGAAATGAACCTTGGGCAATTCGTGCGGGAACAACATCTCGAGGTTTATTCTATTGGCTTTTCCACTTATGAAGGATTTGTCACTGCAGCATCCGATTGGGACGGAAAAGAAGAATCTAAGCGCATCAATCCAGGTCTTGAAGGAAGTTACGAAACATTATTTCATGATGTCGGACAGGACGCTTTTCAACTTGACCTGCGAGGTAACCAAGAGCTTGAGCACTACCTGCATCTTCCTCGACTGCAACGCGCTATTGGCGTTATTTACCGGCCAGAAAGTGAGCGCACCAGTCATTATTTTTTTACTCGACTGCCTTATCAATTTGATACACTGATTCACTTCGATAAAACAACAGCAGTAGAACCCATAGACGCGACTGAGCAAGCATGA
- a CDS encoding site-2 protease family protein: MKPHSMEKSGLYLFSLFGFEVRLDWSWFFLAILVAWSLSVSYFPFNYPDLDTSTYWTMGIIGAIGLFLSIIFHELCHSLVGRHYGLPIAGIKLFIFGGVAEMREMPPSPKAEFMMAIAGPAFSIVIGILLYILFRAGTLANWPDEANGIIRYLGLINIIVGIFNLLPAFPLDGGRVLRSFLWWWKDDLRWATQVAARAGAGFGFGMILFGLLLVIQGAFISGLWMFLLGFFLQYLSKTSYQELLIRELFGNESIRKYVKTDPVAVNANITLQALVDDYFYKYYHKLYPVMEDEKLVGSISFNDIKQTQKEKWPSLRVREIMQTCPSENVIDADTKVIRVLQLMSAQNNGRLIVTKAGKLYGIITLKDLMSVIFIRMNLEIGEGERS; the protein is encoded by the coding sequence ATGAAACCACACAGTATGGAAAAATCCGGGCTCTATTTATTTAGCCTTTTTGGCTTTGAAGTGAGACTCGACTGGTCATGGTTTTTTCTGGCGATCCTCGTTGCCTGGTCGCTCTCCGTCAGTTATTTTCCATTCAATTACCCGGATCTGGATACGAGTACTTATTGGACTATGGGAATCATTGGCGCTATCGGGCTTTTTCTTTCTATTATTTTCCATGAGCTTTGTCATTCGCTGGTGGGCCGTCATTATGGTTTGCCTATTGCAGGTATTAAGCTGTTTATCTTTGGTGGTGTTGCGGAGATGCGCGAAATGCCGCCTAGCCCCAAAGCGGAATTTATGATGGCGATTGCAGGGCCTGCTTTTAGTATTGTGATTGGTATTCTGCTTTACATTCTTTTTCGTGCGGGCACGCTCGCCAATTGGCCCGATGAAGCCAATGGAATCATACGTTATTTGGGGCTTATTAACATTATCGTTGGTATCTTTAATCTTCTTCCCGCCTTTCCGCTGGACGGCGGTCGCGTACTTCGGTCGTTTCTCTGGTGGTGGAAAGATGATTTGCGCTGGGCAACCCAGGTGGCTGCAAGAGCCGGGGCGGGATTTGGATTCGGTATGATTTTATTCGGACTGCTCCTGGTGATCCAGGGTGCTTTTATTTCCGGTCTGTGGATGTTTTTGCTCGGCTTCTTTCTTCAATATCTTTCCAAAACGTCTTATCAGGAATTACTCATCAGGGAACTTTTTGGCAATGAATCCATACGAAAATACGTCAAAACAGATCCTGTTGCGGTGAATGCCAATATTACATTGCAAGCGCTCGTTGACGATTATTTTTATAAATATTACCACAAACTCTATCCTGTCATGGAGGATGAAAAGCTGGTTGGCAGTATTTCATTTAATGATATCAAGCAGACTCAAAAGGAAAAATGGCCTTCTTTGCGTGTGCGAGAAATCATGCAGACTTGTCCATCTGAAAATGTGATAGATGCGGACACTAAAGTCATCCGTGTGCTTCAGTTGATGTCTGCGCAAAATAATGGACGCTTGATTGTAACAAAAGCCGGCAAACTGTACGGCATCATTACCCTGAAGGATTTAATGTCTGTTATTTTTATCAGAATGAACCTGGAGATAGGGGAGGGAGAGCGAAGCTAA
- a CDS encoding cytochrome P450: protein MFHKAVNHRQTHLKAKVTIKRDVENNTDTVTKMIYQITGTLSNYISGAHNTYTIAMKHDGGRDPNAFHHFLKEEYAKFPKDKVKVLILPILSPSMTQVYQRVVAIGNPVILNELRKIPRTETVSPAYYDEHPESPKIGGGRAFDSVLEAIGMGVLSAEHSIHTAFTHQMISTLTIKSIEGGETWYKDNPFKQRFVSIVKEEINQLMEKIRKAENQNETIQLDFRFFALKIFLRGFYPEATWEDQWIHRLSQTIEEISDAAFRCITNPYANLAQLRESAKTKLDPFIDLIMKENQAFYLSDEYIKKTDAETIRQIIISLLFAGGDNIKKFLDHVLVEFGNDEIRSKYLQKNLSKEDLHVLVMEIGRRYTTIYAQPGKALEDFIIEYEKGDIKEKFFIKAGDELHYTTWEANMDTTEWGETAKEFNPEEHQKHYDILNPLATFGSGSRICRGKSITLAIIEHFVAKAVEEFTWEARVDGKKNHHPTEFNFNHGIKGEIQYTFIKRQRLMHSPVSERMEESTVQSDIDNASVVPVSLFRFPKSQPTSNVRQNVIEIISVPGLH, encoded by the coding sequence ATGTTCCATAAAGCAGTTAATCATCGTCAAACACATCTAAAAGCAAAGGTGACTATTAAGCGTGATGTTGAAAATAACACAGATACTGTTACCAAAATGATTTATCAGATCACAGGAACGCTCTCTAATTACATTAGCGGCGCGCACAATACTTATACCATCGCGATGAAGCATGATGGGGGAAGAGATCCAAACGCATTTCATCATTTTCTTAAAGAAGAATATGCAAAATTCCCCAAAGATAAAGTTAAGGTATTGATACTCCCAATTTTATCGCCTTCCATGACACAGGTATATCAGCGTGTTGTTGCTATTGGTAATCCCGTTATTTTAAATGAGTTACGCAAGATCCCCCGTACTGAAACCGTTTCTCCTGCTTATTATGATGAACACCCCGAGTCTCCTAAAATTGGCGGTGGAAGAGCCTTTGATTCTGTATTGGAAGCGATAGGCATGGGCGTTTTAAGCGCAGAACATTCTATTCATACGGCATTCACTCACCAAATGATTTCAACTTTGACAATTAAATCCATTGAAGGTGGTGAGACATGGTATAAAGACAACCCCTTTAAGCAGCGCTTTGTAAGTATTGTGAAAGAAGAAATAAACCAATTGATGGAGAAAATAAGAAAAGCGGAAAATCAAAATGAAACTATCCAGCTTGATTTCCGATTTTTTGCCTTAAAAATTTTTCTAAGAGGATTTTATCCTGAAGCGACTTGGGAAGATCAATGGATTCACCGTTTATCCCAAACCATTGAGGAAATTTCTGACGCAGCTTTTCGGTGCATTACCAATCCATACGCAAACCTTGCGCAGCTTCGGGAATCGGCCAAGACTAAACTTGATCCATTTATTGATTTAATCATGAAGGAAAACCAAGCATTTTATCTGAGTGATGAATATATTAAAAAAACAGATGCAGAGACAATAAGACAAATTATCATCTCATTGCTTTTTGCTGGCGGGGATAATATCAAAAAATTCTTGGATCACGTGCTGGTCGAATTCGGGAATGATGAAATTCGCAGCAAGTATTTACAGAAAAACTTAAGCAAGGAAGACCTTCATGTGCTGGTGATGGAAATTGGGAGACGTTATACAACCATCTATGCTCAACCTGGAAAAGCATTGGAAGATTTTATTATTGAATATGAAAAAGGGGACATAAAAGAAAAATTTTTCATCAAGGCGGGTGACGAGCTTCACTACACTACGTGGGAAGCGAATATGGATACAACGGAATGGGGTGAAACCGCCAAAGAATTTAATCCTGAAGAACATCAAAAACACTATGATATCTTAAACCCGCTAGCCACATTTGGTTCCGGATCAAGGATATGCCGCGGGAAATCAATCACCTTGGCGATTATCGAGCACTTTGTTGCTAAGGCAGTTGAAGAGTTTACGTGGGAGGCTCGGGTTGATGGCAAAAAGAATCATCATCCTACCGAATTTAATTTCAATCATGGTATTAAAGGTGAAATTCAATATACTTTTATTAAAAGACAGAGGCTAATGCACTCTCCTGTTTCAGAACGGATGGAAGAAAGCACCGTGCAATCTGACATTGATAATGCCTCCGTTGTTCCAGTGAGTTTGTTCCGCTTTCCAAAATCGCAACCCACTTCTAATGTCAGGCAGAATGTTATCGAGATAATAAGTGTACCAGGGTTACATTAA
- a CDS encoding murein transglycosylase A: MLSHPMKIIGASLLIVALAVVFAFHHFRPSSPSMRLDKTTFNRLHGWNQDNLALAFTAFKQSCTEILKRQPDQPFGPPQAASVRDWQTICYAANRLKTINMITARQFFENWFEPYLVKNGSSTQGLFTGYYLPLLFVNLQKNGQYTVPIYGLPNDLVQVNLGEFQPAFKGKSIVGQLKNHRLRPYPDRQAIETGAIDGKAKVLFWSNNAIDVFFAQIQGSAMVQLPNHQQLLIGYAGHNGRPYTAIGSVLVANHALDKQHLSMDAIRAWLTEHPDQTQPVLNHNASYVFFKVLKGHDPLGTEHVPLTTGRSLAVDKRYLPLGAPIWLETDRPLYPSKEATVPLRQLFIAQDTGGAINGIVRGDVYWGAGEKAAFVAGHMKSIGQYWILLPKKLSK; the protein is encoded by the coding sequence ATGCTATCCCATCCAATGAAAATCATTGGCGCCAGTCTGCTCATCGTAGCGCTGGCGGTGGTGTTTGCATTTCATCATTTCCGGCCCTCAAGCCCATCCATGCGTCTGGATAAAACAACGTTCAATCGCCTGCATGGTTGGAATCAGGATAATTTAGCCCTGGCGTTTACTGCCTTTAAACAATCATGTACTGAAATTTTAAAACGACAACCTGACCAACCTTTTGGACCTCCGCAAGCGGCGTCGGTTCGTGACTGGCAAACCATCTGTTACGCAGCAAATCGCTTAAAAACGATTAACATGATCACAGCGCGTCAATTCTTCGAAAACTGGTTTGAACCTTATCTTGTCAAAAACGGCTCCTCCACTCAGGGATTATTTACCGGTTATTACTTACCCTTGTTATTCGTGAACTTGCAAAAAAACGGACAATATACAGTCCCAATCTATGGGTTGCCAAACGACCTGGTGCAGGTCAATTTGGGTGAATTTCAGCCTGCATTTAAAGGGAAATCCATTGTAGGGCAATTAAAAAATCATCGCTTGCGCCCCTATCCTGACCGGCAAGCTATTGAAACCGGCGCCATCGATGGAAAAGCGAAAGTTCTGTTTTGGAGCAATAACGCCATTGACGTTTTCTTCGCTCAGATACAGGGATCTGCAATGGTACAACTACCTAATCACCAGCAATTATTGATTGGTTACGCAGGCCATAATGGTCGCCCTTACACGGCAATCGGGTCAGTCTTAGTTGCAAATCATGCACTGGATAAGCAACATCTTTCCATGGATGCCATTCGCGCCTGGCTGACAGAGCATCCTGATCAAACCCAACCCGTCTTAAATCACAATGCTTCTTATGTATTTTTCAAGGTGCTAAAAGGTCATGACCCGCTCGGGACTGAACATGTACCTTTGACAACAGGGCGTTCACTCGCTGTTGATAAGCGATACCTCCCCTTAGGCGCCCCTATCTGGCTCGAGACAGATAGGCCGCTTTATCCATCTAAAGAGGCAACCGTCCCTTTGCGGCAACTGTTCATTGCCCAGGATACAGGAGGCGCCATCAATGGCATCGTACGAGGCGATGTTTACTGGGGCGCGGGTGAGAAAGCAGCTTTTGTTGCCGGTCACATGAAGAGTATTGGACAGTATTGGATATTACTACCAAAGAAACTCTCTAAGTAA
- a CDS encoding RT0821/Lpp0805 family surface protein: MAACSTNTREQNTGIGAVTGAVVGGLAGSAIGSGTGQVVAIGAGAIVGALVGGAIGHSMDSSDNMRATNAMENNPTNKSTHWRNKKSGTRYTVTPVSGRMTVNGNPNCRKYRTSAIIDGKRKTVYGVACRQADGSWQTVRT, from the coding sequence ATGGCAGCATGTTCAACCAATACTCGTGAACAAAACACTGGTATCGGCGCTGTGACTGGCGCAGTCGTAGGCGGCCTTGCTGGCAGCGCGATTGGTTCAGGTACAGGACAGGTAGTAGCCATTGGAGCAGGCGCAATTGTGGGTGCTTTAGTCGGCGGCGCAATTGGACATTCCATGGACAGCTCAGACAATATGAGAGCAACCAATGCGATGGAAAATAATCCAACCAACAAATCCACGCACTGGAGAAACAAAAAATCCGGCACACGCTATACCGTCACACCCGTTAGCGGAAGAATGACTGTAAACGGCAATCCTAACTGCCGCAAATATCGTACTTCTGCGATTATTGATGGCAAGAGAAAAACAGTTTATGGCGTTGCTTGCCGTCAGGCAGATGGTTCATGGCAAACAGTAAGAACCTGA
- a CDS encoding Tim44 domain-containing protein gives MMRKFISILCMVLLTLGLVMHDAQAKRFGGGRSFGMSRSISNPTRSFGTPQRSGLSNPWVNRLAGLALGGLLAYLFMSNGLASGIIAWLLVAGAVLLLVSLWRQRKQAMAQSGAYNTAFKNHYLYNASHPASQVAGSGAFPADFDSQTFLRDVKAQFIQLQAAYDQKNTRLIRELTTPEAFAEIQLQLHERGNAENFTEVVTLDAVLLDTATESTILFDREEKIPVASVRFSGMIREDSNEPALAFNEIWHFQKDMKSSRWIVAGIQQS, from the coding sequence ATGATGCGTAAATTTATTTCAATTCTGTGTATGGTGCTGCTGACGCTTGGGCTTGTGATGCATGATGCCCAGGCTAAACGATTTGGCGGAGGAAGGAGCTTTGGCATGTCCCGATCCATTAGCAATCCTACTCGCTCATTTGGCACACCACAACGCAGTGGCTTATCGAATCCTTGGGTGAATCGTCTGGCGGGACTAGCGTTGGGCGGCTTGCTGGCGTATCTGTTTATGAGTAATGGCCTGGCAAGCGGTATCATCGCCTGGCTGCTTGTCGCGGGTGCGGTTTTATTGTTGGTGAGTCTATGGCGCCAGCGCAAACAAGCCATGGCACAATCAGGAGCCTATAATACTGCGTTTAAAAATCACTACTTATATAATGCATCCCATCCTGCCAGCCAGGTGGCTGGGTCAGGCGCTTTTCCTGCCGATTTTGATTCACAAACTTTTTTGCGTGATGTCAAAGCGCAGTTTATTCAATTACAGGCGGCCTATGATCAGAAGAATACAAGGTTGATAAGAGAATTAACCACGCCCGAAGCATTTGCAGAAATTCAATTGCAATTACATGAGCGCGGAAATGCAGAAAATTTTACCGAAGTAGTGACATTAGATGCCGTATTACTCGATACCGCTACTGAGTCTACCATTCTGTTTGATCGCGAAGAAAAAATACCAGTAGCCAGCGTACGCTTCTCTGGAATGATCCGTGAAGATAGCAATGAACCTGCGCTTGCATTCAATGAAATTTGGCATTTCCAGAAAGATATGAAAAGTTCGCGCTGGATTGTTGCCGGTATTCAACAGAGTTAA
- a CDS encoding APC family permease: MKFQRAIGPFALLFAGISSVIGSGWLFGPLFAAQIAGPAAVLSWIIGGILMIIIALTFAELGSAFPVAGGMIQFAQYSHGPLVSFMIGWMVWISSVAVAPVETLGLIQYAANYIPPLMTKTGEARVLSTIGIAAAAAIMFLMCVLNYYGARFFSRSNNIITSIKLIVPIATIILLISADFHSANFYATPGGFTPLGWHGVFAALPLGGVIYSFIGSNTVLQLAGETKNPQRSIPLALIGSMLFCTLLYALLQIAFVGAVTPAALVSGWHNLHYTGDSGPFSGMMAALGLGWFVMIIYADALISPFGTGFVFTASTARVGYGLSSIGFLPAALKKLTKNGVPLRSIILNYAVGLLLFLPFPGWQKLVSFIISCFIVSYIIGPIALVGLRKTQPDAPRPFMLPYANTIALVAFYICNLLIFWTGWQTVYRMMIALSLGVVFFSIYCLRQKNNIWAKQWRAAWWILPYFSALTLISYLGSFGEGKNVISFGMDFIVIALLTCVVFYMALKAGDKAPHHASFPLTEGHNIAIEAS; encoded by the coding sequence ATGAAGTTTCAGCGTGCAATCGGACCATTTGCTCTTTTATTTGCGGGTATCAGTAGTGTCATCGGCTCAGGCTGGCTATTTGGGCCACTCTTCGCGGCGCAGATCGCAGGGCCTGCTGCTGTTTTATCATGGATTATCGGCGGCATCCTCATGATTATTATTGCACTCACCTTTGCCGAGCTGGGTAGCGCCTTTCCGGTTGCGGGTGGCATGATTCAATTTGCCCAGTATAGCCACGGCCCGCTTGTCAGCTTTATGATCGGATGGATGGTCTGGATCTCAAGTGTTGCAGTTGCGCCCGTGGAAACACTGGGGCTAATACAATATGCAGCCAATTATATTCCCCCACTGATGACAAAAACCGGCGAAGCCCGCGTTCTATCAACCATAGGGATTGCAGCTGCAGCAGCCATCATGTTTCTGATGTGTGTATTGAATTATTATGGCGCGCGCTTCTTCAGCCGCTCAAACAATATCATTACCAGCATCAAGCTCATAGTTCCCATTGCAACCATTATTTTACTCATCAGCGCTGATTTCCATAGCGCAAATTTTTATGCAACTCCAGGTGGTTTTACGCCTTTAGGCTGGCATGGCGTTTTTGCCGCACTGCCCTTGGGCGGCGTCATCTACTCATTCATCGGATCGAATACCGTACTGCAATTAGCCGGTGAAACCAAAAACCCACAGCGCAGCATTCCGCTGGCGCTGATTGGCTCAATGCTATTTTGCACCCTTTTGTATGCACTGTTACAAATTGCCTTTGTCGGCGCTGTGACACCTGCGGCACTCGTCTCAGGCTGGCATAACTTGCATTACACTGGTGACAGCGGGCCCTTTTCTGGGATGATGGCTGCACTCGGCCTTGGCTGGTTTGTAATGATTATCTATGCTGATGCGCTGATTTCACCTTTTGGCACTGGCTTTGTCTTTACCGCATCCACAGCGCGCGTGGGATATGGTTTAAGCAGTATCGGATTTTTGCCCGCGGCATTAAAAAAACTGACAAAAAACGGTGTGCCCCTGCGCAGCATCATACTGAACTATGCCGTGGGACTATTATTATTTTTACCTTTCCCCGGTTGGCAAAAACTGGTGAGCTTTATTATCTCCTGCTTTATTGTTTCTTATATTATCGGCCCCATTGCACTGGTAGGCTTGCGCAAAACCCAGCCGGACGCACCTCGTCCCTTTATGCTGCCTTATGCCAATACGATCGCTCTGGTCGCCTTTTACATTTGCAATTTATTAATCTTCTGGACAGGTTGGCAAACGGTATACCGCATGATGATCGCGTTAAGTCTGGGAGTCGTCTTTTTTTCTATTTATTGTTTACGTCAAAAAAATAATATTTGGGCCAAACAATGGCGCGCCGCGTGGTGGATCCTGCCCTATTTCTCCGCTCTAACCCTGATTTCCTATTTGGGAAGCTTTGGGGAAGGCAAAAATGTGATTTCTTTTGGCATGGATTTCATTGTCATTGCTTTATTAACCTGCGTAGTATTTTATATGGCATTAAAAGCGGGCGATAAAGCGCCTCATCATGCAAGCTTCCCGCTAACAGAAGGACATAATATTGCTATAGAAGCCTCATAA
- a CDS encoding protein kinase domain-containing protein: protein MFFLSFFFKKNESVKTVSSVNSSWVRTRYQNNSNNPISFMANEVEYRKLKAKGGFAVKGDEDTVYKKGTTSVLKRYLDSSTGNAILAKSFKIKKPKSSQGKKEIARIKDEAEKMMALNLAYDYLERKTGKSSKAIDIILPYFEGEDLFDFIDHFQDIEKPTLVQVIELFRHAVDTMDELQLLHDSGWIHFDVKPENIYIDKKNHRIRLIDPEKALRKEYLNQIKATEIAGTIEYIAPEFFTQRYIKNGEAADIYSFGMVLAAMFGLMQAKGTHHGCKVDFHFDRENEKYALAQLKGFYLTRDQRKSIYSLIYDMTATNPEERISLKEAKIRLEPLLVALQAKLEKPNPDDAKNDNAESVPTLTLGKPRF, encoded by the coding sequence ATGTTTTTTCTCAGCTTCTTTTTTAAAAAGAATGAATCGGTTAAAACGGTTTCCAGTGTGAACAGCTCATGGGTGCGGACGCGCTATCAAAATAACTCTAACAATCCGATCAGTTTTATGGCAAATGAAGTTGAGTACAGGAAATTAAAAGCAAAAGGCGGCTTTGCTGTCAAAGGTGACGAAGATACAGTATACAAAAAAGGGACAACAAGCGTTTTAAAGCGCTATCTGGATAGCAGCACGGGAAATGCTATTTTAGCTAAAAGTTTCAAAATTAAAAAACCCAAATCATCTCAAGGCAAAAAAGAAATAGCCAGAATAAAAGATGAAGCAGAAAAAATGATGGCGCTCAATCTGGCGTACGATTATCTGGAAAGAAAAACAGGAAAAAGCAGTAAAGCGATTGATATCATTCTACCTTACTTTGAAGGTGAAGACCTTTTTGACTTCATTGACCACTTTCAGGATATAGAGAAACCCACACTAGTCCAAGTAATTGAACTTTTTCGTCATGCAGTGGATACCATGGATGAGCTTCAATTACTGCATGACAGCGGGTGGATACATTTCGATGTGAAGCCTGAAAATATTTATATCGATAAAAAAAATCATCGAATTCGCCTTATTGATCCTGAGAAAGCTCTGCGCAAAGAATACCTTAACCAGATTAAAGCGACTGAAATTGCCGGCACAATTGAATACATCGCGCCCGAATTTTTTACCCAACGATATATTAAAAACGGTGAAGCAGCTGATATATATTCATTCGGCATGGTGCTAGCTGCCATGTTTGGCTTAATGCAAGCAAAAGGTACACATCATGGATGCAAAGTAGATTTTCATTTTGATAGAGAGAATGAAAAGTACGCCCTGGCTCAATTAAAAGGATTTTATCTTACTCGAGATCAGCGAAAGAGTATTTACTCACTGATCTATGATATGACAGCGACCAATCCGGAAGAGAGGATCAGCCTGAAGGAAGCTAAAATCAGACTCGAACCACTTCTCGTTGCACTCCAAGCTAAGCTTGAAAAGCCAAATCCGGATGATGCAAAAAATGATAATGCAGAATCCGTTCCCACCCTCACTTTGGGTAAACCCAGATTTTAG
- a CDS encoding PhzF family phenazine biosynthesis protein: MKINAYHIDAFTDKLFSGNPAMVCVLEAWLPEEVLQKIAAENNLPATAFLVRTQDGFDIRWFAPEYEIDLCGHGTLASGFAVFNLIEPDWQEVNFYHRSAGLLRISRHQTEIVLNFPVKNTVACELPAILVEGLGMKPKETHQFNKERLLAVLETEEDVRQLKPDLSLLKQLAHRGIIVTAPGKTVDFVSRVFYPGKAISEDPVTGSSYCLLVPYWARQLNKTQFQARQLSQRGGEVRCELHSDHIRLYGKAILYKEGVLFLD, translated from the coding sequence TTGAAGATAAATGCTTATCATATCGATGCTTTTACGGACAAACTATTTTCCGGCAATCCAGCCATGGTTTGTGTGCTGGAAGCGTGGCTGCCTGAAGAAGTGCTGCAAAAAATCGCAGCAGAAAACAATTTACCTGCGACCGCTTTTCTTGTGCGCACACAAGACGGGTTTGATATTCGCTGGTTTGCGCCCGAATACGAAATAGACCTTTGCGGACATGGCACACTGGCTTCGGGGTTTGCGGTATTCAATCTCATTGAGCCCGACTGGCAGGAAGTCAATTTTTACCATCGCTCCGCTGGTTTGCTTCGTATTAGTCGACATCAGACAGAAATTGTGCTGAATTTTCCGGTAAAAAATACAGTCGCCTGCGAACTTCCTGCTATTTTGGTCGAGGGATTGGGTATGAAGCCTAAAGAAACCCATCAATTTAACAAAGAGCGGCTGCTCGCAGTGCTTGAAACAGAAGAGGATGTCAGGCAGTTGAAGCCTGATTTGTCGCTACTAAAGCAACTGGCCCATCGCGGCATTATAGTAACGGCGCCGGGTAAAACGGTTGATTTTGTTTCGCGGGTATTTTATCCCGGGAAAGCTATTTCGGAAGATCCTGTTACTGGCTCGTCTTATTGTCTTTTAGTTCCTTACTGGGCAAGACAATTAAATAAAACACAATTTCAAGCCCGACAGCTTTCGCAGCGCGGCGGTGAGGTGCGCTGTGAGTTGCATTCTGATCATATCCGATTGTATGGAAAGGCGATTCTGTACAAAGAGGGTGTTTTATTTTTGGATTAA